The following are from one region of the Sandaracinus amylolyticus genome:
- a CDS encoding nuclear transport factor 2 family protein — protein MRSLLVLSLLVLGACASCPRPVVHAATADERAAIDAVMDDWHDAAASSDEARYFGHLTEDAIFLGTDATERWNPQQFRDYAHPAFEAGRGWRMRSVRRDVIVRGDVAWLDEDLETVNLGPARGSAVLLRSEDGVWRIAHYDLAITVPNERFVEVRDLLRAPPPPPQEP, from the coding sequence ATGCGATCGCTCCTCGTGCTCTCTCTGCTCGTGCTCGGTGCGTGCGCGTCGTGCCCACGTCCCGTCGTCCACGCCGCGACCGCGGACGAGCGCGCGGCGATCGACGCGGTGATGGACGACTGGCACGACGCGGCCGCGAGCTCCGACGAGGCGCGCTACTTCGGGCACCTCACCGAGGACGCGATCTTCCTCGGGACCGACGCCACGGAGCGCTGGAATCCTCAGCAGTTCCGGGACTATGCGCACCCGGCGTTCGAAGCGGGACGAGGCTGGCGCATGCGCTCGGTGCGGCGCGACGTGATCGTGCGCGGCGACGTCGCGTGGCTCGACGAGGATCTCGAGACGGTGAACCTCGGTCCCGCGCGCGGAAGCGCGGTGCTGTTGCGCAGCGAGGACGGCGTGTGGCGCATCGCGCACTACGACCTCGCGATCACCGTGCCCAACGAGCGCTTCGTCGAGGTGCGCGATCTGCTGCGCGCGCCCCCGCCGCCGCCGCAGGAGCCCTGA
- a CDS encoding THUMP domain-containing class I SAM-dependent RNA methyltransferase yields the protein MQLAIFVACAPGLEPLLAEEMRALGCDPHVERGGVETSGDRDTLATLLVELGLASHVLVRVASFHAKDLERLEQHVARLPWSGWLRRDVPRRVRATAQRSRVFHTGAITERVERAIRTRLGDDPQGDDEIPIVVRLFEDRCTISIDTSGDALHRRGYRLDPHRAPLREDLARALVVASGWDGASLLVDPMCGSGTIAIEAARIAMRHAPGLERSFAMERTALDDGIALAQARERARSSLRLSAATIVARDRDPKAIDAARANAERAGVLDAITFEVGALSTAAAAIDPSLARGTTPRVITNPPWGERLGPGPDLRALHRGLGQLRRALGEDVRLTIAAHDRKLAYATGLPLKSAFLSDLGGLKVQAMVEG from the coding sequence ATGCAGCTCGCGATCTTCGTCGCGTGTGCGCCCGGGCTCGAGCCGCTGCTCGCCGAGGAGATGCGCGCGCTCGGCTGCGACCCTCACGTCGAGCGCGGTGGAGTCGAGACGAGCGGTGATCGCGACACCCTCGCGACGCTGCTCGTCGAGCTCGGCCTCGCGAGCCACGTGCTGGTGCGCGTCGCGTCGTTCCACGCGAAGGACCTCGAGCGTCTCGAGCAGCACGTCGCGCGGCTCCCGTGGTCGGGATGGCTGCGGCGCGACGTGCCGCGACGGGTGCGCGCGACCGCGCAGCGCTCGCGCGTCTTCCACACCGGCGCGATCACCGAGCGTGTCGAGCGCGCGATCCGGACGCGGCTCGGCGACGATCCGCAGGGTGACGACGAGATCCCGATCGTCGTCCGGCTCTTCGAGGATCGCTGCACGATCTCGATCGACACGTCCGGTGACGCGCTGCACCGCCGCGGGTATCGGCTCGATCCCCATCGCGCGCCGCTGCGCGAGGACCTCGCGCGCGCGCTGGTGGTCGCGTCGGGCTGGGACGGCGCGAGCCTGCTCGTCGATCCGATGTGCGGCTCGGGGACGATCGCGATCGAGGCCGCGCGGATCGCGATGCGCCACGCGCCCGGGCTCGAGCGCAGCTTCGCGATGGAGCGCACCGCGCTCGACGACGGCATCGCGCTGGCCCAGGCCCGAGAGCGCGCGCGATCGAGCCTGCGCCTCAGCGCCGCGACGATCGTCGCGCGAGATCGCGACCCGAAGGCGATCGATGCAGCGCGCGCGAACGCGGAGCGCGCGGGCGTGCTCGATGCGATCACCTTCGAGGTCGGCGCGCTCTCGACCGCAGCAGCCGCGATCGATCCGTCCCTCGCGCGTGGCACGACCCCGCGCGTGATCACGAACCCGCCGTGGGGGGAGCGCCTCGGGCCCGGACCGGATCTGCGCGCGCTGCATCGCGGCCTCGGTCAGCTGCGACGCGCGCTCGGTGAGGACGTGCGTCTCACGATCGCAGCGCACGACCGCAAGCTCGCATACGCGACGGGTCTTCCGCTGAAGAGCGCGTTCCTCAGCGATCTCGGCGGGCTCAAGGTGCAGGCGATGGTCGAGGGCTGA
- a CDS encoding saccharopine dehydrogenase family protein has protein sequence MNATLPRTRDRSREHDIVLFGATGFTGALVAEYLARHHGDAGVRIALAGRDRAKLERVRASLRDVHPKAAEWPILVADANDEAALENVASRAEVVCTTVGPYAKYGEKLVAACVRHGTDYCDLTGEVQFIRRMIDAHHDEAVRTGARIVHCCGFDSIPSDLGTLMMQETMRERHGGHLDEVRFFAGESRGSASGGTIASMLNILDEVARDRSVLRIVGDPYALVPRDARGRDGSDQRGVRFERDLGMWTGPFVMAAINTRIVRRSNFLLQHAYGRDFRYSESMSTGRGPKGAIFASAMTAGLGAFVAAASVKPIRRVLEERVLPKPGEGPDREARERGYFVIRLIGKGRAADGREITLRGRVEGKADPGYGETAKMLSEAALCLALDGAQLGTPGGIRTPASTMGMRLVDRLRRAGMVFRVD, from the coding sequence ATGAACGCGACCCTTCCACGCACCCGCGACCGCTCTCGCGAGCACGACATCGTCCTCTTCGGCGCGACCGGCTTCACCGGCGCGCTCGTCGCCGAGTACCTCGCGCGCCATCACGGCGACGCGGGCGTGCGCATCGCGCTCGCAGGGCGCGATCGCGCCAAGCTCGAGCGCGTGCGCGCCTCGCTGCGCGACGTGCACCCGAAGGCCGCCGAGTGGCCGATCCTGGTCGCGGACGCGAACGACGAGGCCGCGCTCGAGAACGTCGCGTCGCGCGCCGAGGTCGTGTGCACCACCGTCGGCCCCTACGCGAAGTACGGCGAGAAGCTCGTCGCCGCGTGCGTGCGCCACGGCACCGACTACTGCGATCTCACCGGGGAGGTGCAGTTCATCCGCCGCATGATCGACGCGCACCACGACGAAGCGGTGCGCACCGGCGCGCGGATCGTGCACTGCTGCGGGTTCGACTCGATCCCCTCGGACCTCGGCACGCTCATGATGCAGGAGACGATGCGCGAGCGGCACGGCGGCCACCTCGACGAGGTGCGCTTCTTCGCCGGTGAGTCGCGGGGCAGCGCGAGCGGCGGGACCATCGCGAGCATGCTCAACATCCTCGACGAGGTCGCGCGTGATCGCTCGGTGCTCCGCATCGTCGGCGACCCCTACGCGCTGGTTCCTCGCGACGCGCGTGGGCGCGATGGATCCGATCAGCGCGGCGTGCGCTTCGAGCGCGACCTCGGCATGTGGACCGGTCCGTTCGTGATGGCGGCGATCAACACGCGCATCGTGCGTCGCAGCAACTTCCTGCTCCAGCACGCGTACGGCCGCGACTTCCGCTACTCCGAGTCGATGAGCACCGGCCGCGGCCCGAAGGGCGCGATCTTCGCGAGCGCGATGACCGCCGGGCTCGGCGCGTTCGTCGCCGCGGCGAGCGTGAAGCCCATCCGTCGCGTGCTCGAGGAGCGCGTGCTGCCGAAGCCCGGCGAGGGCCCCGATCGCGAGGCACGCGAGCGCGGCTACTTCGTCATCCGCCTCATCGGCAAGGGTCGTGCGGCCGACGGGCGCGAGATCACGCTGCGCGGCCGCGTCGAAGGCAAGGCCGATCCCGGCTACGGCGAGACCGCGAAGATGCTCTCCGAGGCCGCGCTCTGCCTCGCGCTCGACGGCGCGCAGCTCGGCACGCCGGGCGGCATCCGCACGCCGGCGAGCACGATGGGCATGCGCCTCGTCGATCGCCTGCGCCGCGCCGGCATGGTGTTCCGCGTCGACTGA
- a CDS encoding WecB/TagA/CpsF family glycosyltransferase — translation MRLLPRATLTSVLTGASPLVGSRADDGSPRGWISPIEARALLGIEYVDLVEAERTYLTSPERSWWSDAKIVARAAVANALVPERELVRERRPHLVSAHVDNVTVDEALRTIVDAPRRDRARIVHFAHAHLLNLAYEDEALASALSRADLVLPDGIGVRLAARMQGVELRHNVNGTDLFPLLCRRAAERGVPVVLVGAREGIAEQCVARMRSEIPELDVPFVSHGYLGEAGSRRAAARVRALRRVIVLVGMGSPRQELWAWRHLADARGATVLTVGGLFDMCSGAIARAPAAWREVGLEWAWRLLMEPRRMARRYVVGNPLFLGRALAQAAT, via the coding sequence ATGCGCTTGTTGCCGCGTGCAACGCTGACATCCGTCCTCACCGGCGCGAGCCCGCTCGTCGGCAGCCGCGCCGACGACGGCTCACCGCGCGGATGGATCTCGCCGATCGAAGCCCGCGCCCTGCTCGGCATCGAGTACGTCGATCTCGTCGAAGCGGAGCGCACGTACCTCACGAGCCCCGAGCGCTCGTGGTGGAGTGACGCGAAGATCGTCGCGCGCGCCGCCGTCGCCAACGCGCTGGTGCCCGAGCGCGAGCTCGTGCGCGAACGCAGGCCTCACCTCGTGTCCGCCCACGTCGACAACGTCACGGTCGACGAAGCGCTCCGCACCATCGTCGACGCGCCGCGCCGCGATCGCGCGCGCATCGTGCACTTCGCGCACGCGCACCTGCTCAACCTCGCCTACGAGGACGAGGCGCTCGCGAGCGCGCTCTCGCGCGCGGATCTCGTGCTGCCCGACGGCATCGGGGTGCGCCTCGCCGCGCGCATGCAAGGCGTCGAGCTGCGCCACAACGTGAACGGCACCGATCTCTTCCCGCTGCTGTGTCGTCGCGCGGCCGAGCGCGGCGTGCCGGTCGTGCTCGTGGGCGCGCGCGAGGGGATCGCGGAGCAGTGCGTCGCGCGGATGCGCTCGGAGATCCCGGAGCTCGACGTGCCGTTCGTGTCGCACGGATATCTCGGCGAGGCAGGATCGCGTCGTGCCGCGGCGCGCGTGCGCGCGCTCCGTCGCGTGATCGTGCTCGTCGGCATGGGCAGCCCGCGCCAGGAGCTCTGGGCGTGGCGTCACCTCGCGGACGCGCGCGGCGCGACCGTGCTCACGGTCGGCGGGCTCTTCGACATGTGCTCGGGCGCGATCGCGCGCGCCCCCGCGGCATGGCGCGAGGTCGGCCTCGAATGGGCGTGGCGCCTCCTGATGGAGCCGCGGCGCATGGCGCGCCGCTACGTCGTCGGCAACCCGCTGTTCCTCGGCCGCGCGCTCGCGCAAGCAGCCACGTAG